The genomic DNA TCTCTTGGACAAGTTGTAGATACTCATAATATTGAACAAATTTCCCCTGGGGAAGTAATGGTATACGAAATTTAAGGTGATGACATGAGTGGGGATGTAGTAGAGTTAGACGCATCAAAATTAACACCTCGTGAGATTAACTCAAGAGTTAAAGAGCTTGCAGGTGGAGACTCAAAAATTTTAATTAAAAATCCTAATGCTATGCACTATTTGGTTGCTGGAGTGGTGGATGATGCAGATATTGAAATTGACGGATCTGTAGGTTATTTTGCAGGAACCATGTGTGACGGCAGTAAAATTAAAATTAACGGTAATGCAGGTTGGTTTGTTGGAGACAATTTAACCGATGGGGAAATTATTGTTGAAGGAACTGCTGGAGATGGAGCAGGTCAGGGAATTTATGGCGGAACTGTTGTTGTACGCAAATCTGTAGGTTCAAGAACTGGAGAAATCATGAAAAACGGTACTCTTATCATTGGTGGAAATTCAGGATTCATGACTGGAATCTTCATGATGGGTGGCCGTATGATTATTCTTGGAGATGTTGGAGAGGATTTGGCAGAGTCCATTATTCGTGGAGAGATTTATGTTAAAGGAAAAATCAGCAGTTTAGGTTATAATGCAAAAATCGTCAAGCCAACTCAAGACGATAAGGAAAAACTTAAAAAAGACTTGGCTAAATATGGCTTTAATTTAACATATAAAGAATTAGATGATTTTAAAAAAGTAGTGCCTGAAAGTAAAAGGCCATTCTATGGTCATTAGATTTTGTGAGGGTTGTTTATGTCATATAGGGTAGAAAGAAATCCGGATTTATGTAAAAAAAATTTTGATAGGCCAGGATGTTGCTGGTATTTATGTGATGATAGGGATGAAAAAATATGTGGAAAATGTTTTTCCTGTTTTAATAACTGTCCTCATGGAGTTTATGAAATTATTCAAGGTGAACCATACCCATTAAATCAGGAAAAATGTGTGGGTTGTAGAATTTGTCTTGAAATGTGTCCAAACAGAGCTATTGAAGTAAATGCAATCCCACAGGATGCAAGACAATCATGGGCATTTCCTGATGTTGTTGAGATTATTAGAAAATCACAAACCGCTTCCTACAAAATCAGAAGTACTGGTGCTCTCAGAAAACTTCCAGACTTTGATGATTTAGTCGTAGTCCCTGCACAGGTATCCAGACCACCTCTTGATAAGTATAGGGAACCTTGTGGTACTGATGTTGTTTTGGGAGATAGGTATGCGGAAAACCCATTAAAACTTGACACTCCAGTTATGATTGGTGCAATGTCATTTGGTGCATTAAGTAAAGAGGCTAAAATGGCATTGGCTATGGGATCTTCCCTTGCAGGAACAGTTACCAACACTGGTGAAGGAGGAATGCTTCCTGAAGAACGTGATTTGGCAGATAAGCTTATTGCACAATATGCTTCAGGAAGATTTGGTGTGTCTGCAGATTATTTAAAACAAGGGGATGCAGTGGAAATCAAAATAGGACAAGGTGCAAAATCAGGT from Methanobrevibacter sp. includes the following:
- a CDS encoding GXGXG domain-containing protein translates to MSGDVVELDASKLTPREINSRVKELAGGDSKILIKNPNAMHYLVAGVVDDADIEIDGSVGYFAGTMCDGSKIKINGNAGWFVGDNLTDGEIIVEGTAGDGAGQGIYGGTVVVRKSVGSRTGEIMKNGTLIIGGNSGFMTGIFMMGGRMIILGDVGEDLAESIIRGEIYVKGKISSLGYNAKIVKPTQDDKEKLKKDLAKYGFNLTYKELDDFKKVVPESKRPFYGH